Proteins encoded in a region of the Paenibacillus pedocola genome:
- a CDS encoding FapA family protein produces the protein MPDHMSEQELNKLINMLELSQNDDEPLQTFMEPEYFENDLGGRVLVRTGKIFVQDPLPGGTPAVISAAPPVVILVNGQPVSGPAEVTSQDMIEWEIIEPPLYTITVSEDRLQAFFTLYSPKRYQWKLNDYYSASMVEVEAALDTETVVEQLGLNRIITDFEHRGIIQNLNISGIHAELQNPTYQPITAAKGRAAVPGENAQLELFFSETIENEFSEIEGQVDFRSHLRIPSVIRGEVIARKIPFVEGIPGCDVYGEILYPPLPNDVNIIAKNNTVVLINNEIRALREGRPRVTGDKIKYFDITTTYIVPGNVNIKTGNILFSGDVIVRGNVEDNMIIESLGNVYVDGSIYNSTITATGSILVKGNVVNSKLYSGYFGVLYNRIFNCSKLLIEEALLLRTAVRLLIQAVQARKQSVKYGQAVVLLLESKFHKIPQLTKELLSVLATVQASYHQDLQQTLHFLNLLLKPAQLVDFMNEAALNGVIGMLEELHTGVARLQETKVEVNIGKCQNSTLKSNGDIMIHRDGIVQSELFSSGNISFRKTFSMCRGSKLEAGGSISAFYVGGESGAQSYLKAKQSISVHKMYLGRVTIDRYTADITEPVENMVFNIDNIRTIKLRMESN, from the coding sequence ATGCCCGATCATATGTCCGAACAGGAACTGAACAAGCTGATTAATATGCTGGAGCTTTCGCAGAATGACGATGAGCCCCTGCAGACCTTTATGGAGCCTGAGTATTTTGAGAATGACCTCGGCGGACGGGTTCTTGTCCGTACGGGCAAAATATTTGTTCAGGACCCCCTGCCCGGCGGAACACCTGCGGTGATTTCGGCCGCTCCTCCAGTGGTAATCCTTGTCAACGGCCAGCCCGTTTCAGGCCCTGCTGAAGTGACCTCACAGGATATGATTGAGTGGGAGATCATAGAGCCGCCGCTGTATACGATTACGGTGTCCGAGGATCGTCTGCAGGCTTTTTTCACCTTATATTCCCCAAAACGCTATCAATGGAAATTGAATGACTATTATTCGGCCAGTATGGTAGAAGTAGAGGCCGCATTGGATACAGAGACTGTGGTTGAACAGCTGGGTCTGAACCGGATCATTACAGATTTCGAGCATCGGGGAATTATACAGAACCTGAATATATCCGGAATTCATGCCGAGCTGCAGAATCCCACCTATCAGCCGATAACTGCTGCAAAGGGAAGGGCTGCTGTCCCGGGAGAGAATGCGCAGCTGGAGCTGTTTTTCTCTGAAACGATAGAGAATGAGTTCAGTGAAATTGAAGGGCAAGTGGATTTCCGCAGCCATCTCCGCATTCCTTCAGTGATCAGGGGAGAGGTCATTGCCCGTAAAATTCCCTTTGTGGAGGGGATTCCCGGCTGTGATGTATACGGGGAGATATTATATCCGCCGCTGCCGAACGATGTGAATATCATTGCCAAAAATAACACCGTGGTGCTGATCAATAATGAGATCCGGGCGCTGCGTGAAGGCCGTCCCCGGGTAACCGGTGACAAAATCAAATATTTTGACATTACTACGACCTATATCGTTCCCGGCAATGTGAACATCAAGACCGGCAATATTCTTTTTTCCGGCGATGTGATTGTCCGCGGCAACGTGGAAGACAATATGATTATTGAGTCGCTGGGGAATGTATATGTGGACGGCAGCATTTACAATTCGACGATAACCGCAACCGGCAGTATTCTCGTCAAAGGAAATGTGGTGAACAGCAAGCTCTATTCCGGCTATTTTGGCGTGCTGTACAACCGGATTTTCAATTGCTCCAAGCTGTTGATTGAAGAAGCACTGCTGCTGAGAACAGCCGTCCGGCTGCTCATCCAGGCGGTACAGGCCCGCAAACAGAGCGTGAAATACGGACAAGCGGTAGTCCTGCTGCTGGAGAGTAAATTTCACAAGATCCCGCAGCTCACTAAGGAACTGCTCTCCGTGCTCGCGACGGTACAGGCTTCGTATCATCAGGATCTTCAGCAAACACTGCATTTTCTGAACTTGCTGTTAAAGCCGGCCCAGCTGGTCGACTTCATGAATGAGGCTGCGCTGAATGGAGTGATCGGCATGCTGGAAGAGCTGCACACGGGCGTGGCCCGATTGCAGGAGACTAAGGTGGAGGTCAATATCGGAAAATGTCAGAACAGCACGCTTAAATCCAATGGCGACATTATGATCCACAGAGACGGCATTGTGCAGAGCGAGCTGTTCTCCTCAGGCAATATCTCGTTTCGCAAGACGTTTTCGATGTGCCGCGGCTCCAAGCTGGAGGCGGGAGGCAGCATTTCAGCCTTTTATGTAGGCGGAGAGAGCGGTGCGCAGTCTTATCTGAAGGCGAAACAAAGCATCTCTGTCCACAAAATGTATCTGGGCAGGGTCACGATCGACCGCTACACGGCAGATATCACGGAGCCGGTAGAGAATATGGTGTTCAACATCGACAATATCCGCACTATTAAGCTGCGGATGGAGTCGAATTAA
- a CDS encoding aminotransferase-like domain-containing protein, whose translation MRKYDKVLMEMEQQISGGSYRSGHKLPSVRSAAARYGCSVSTVIRAYRELEQKHVIYSIPQSGYYVVEQPGEESVEAEDGTIDFGSASPDLNVFPYLDFQHCLNQAIDTYKYHLFTYGETQGLAALRQTLVPHLADAQVFAAPGRIFITSGVQQALGILAKMPFPNGKETVLVEQPSYDIYLRFLEAEGIPVSGIPRSGDGIDLQLLEEYFRTGGIKFFYTMSRYHNPLGTSYTKEERQAIARLAGKYDVYVVEDDYMADLGDSRPFDPIAAFDRSGHVIYLKSFSKIIFPGLSLGAAVLPETLLPVFQAHKSYMDTSLLSQAALDIYIKNGMYERHKHKIRSLYAERMARLNEALQRYNSAGLIEAPGVDSGIYIQMKLPQTVNLEHLEKRLHKRKIRVVSGKGFYLSGYLEREKFLRISISRARPEQIATGVAAIVEETAGGGWW comes from the coding sequence ATGCGCAAGTATGATAAAGTCCTGATGGAGATGGAGCAACAAATTAGCGGCGGCTCTTATCGTTCCGGCCATAAGCTCCCGTCAGTCCGCAGCGCCGCCGCCCGCTACGGCTGTAGTGTCAGCACGGTAATCCGGGCCTACCGGGAACTGGAACAGAAGCATGTAATCTACTCCATTCCGCAGAGCGGATATTATGTCGTAGAGCAGCCCGGGGAGGAGAGCGTGGAGGCAGAGGACGGAACCATTGATTTCGGATCGGCTTCGCCCGACTTGAATGTGTTCCCTTATCTGGACTTTCAGCACTGCCTGAACCAAGCGATTGACACCTACAAATACCATTTGTTCACTTATGGGGAGACACAGGGGCTGGCAGCCTTGCGGCAGACGCTGGTGCCGCATTTGGCAGATGCACAGGTATTTGCTGCACCCGGGCGGATCTTCATTACCTCAGGGGTGCAGCAGGCGCTGGGGATACTTGCGAAGATGCCTTTTCCTAACGGAAAAGAGACGGTGCTTGTGGAACAGCCGAGTTATGATATTTACCTGAGATTTTTGGAAGCGGAGGGGATTCCGGTCAGCGGTATTCCCCGCTCCGGGGACGGGATAGATCTGCAATTGCTGGAGGAGTATTTCCGCACAGGCGGTATAAAGTTTTTCTACACGATGTCGAGATACCATAATCCGCTGGGAACCTCTTACACGAAAGAGGAGCGCCAGGCAATAGCCCGGCTGGCCGGCAAATATGACGTGTATGTGGTGGAGGATGACTACATGGCTGATCTCGGGGACAGCAGACCTTTCGATCCCATTGCGGCCTTCGACCGGTCCGGGCATGTGATCTATCTAAAAAGCTTCTCCAAAATCATTTTCCCGGGTCTCAGCCTTGGAGCCGCTGTCCTGCCGGAGACGCTGCTGCCAGTCTTCCAGGCTCATAAGAGCTACATGGACACCTCGCTCTTGTCGCAGGCCGCGCTGGATATCTATATCAAAAACGGTATGTATGAGCGCCACAAGCATAAGATCCGCAGCCTGTACGCGGAGCGGATGGCCCGGCTGAATGAAGCCCTGCAGCGTTATAATTCTGCCGGTCTGATCGAGGCACCGGGCGTAGACTCCGGGATATATATCCAAATGAAGCTGCCCCAGACTGTAAATCTGGAGCATCTAGAGAAGCGTCTTCACAAGCGTAAGATCCGCGTGGTTTCCGGAAAGGGATTCTATTTATCAGGCTATTTGGAGCGGGAGAAATTCCTGCGTATCAGCATTTCACGTGCCCGTCCGGAACAGATTGCCACCGGTGTTGCAGCGATTGTGGAGGAGACGGCAGGCGGGGGATGGTGGTAA